GGACAACGAAGTGAAGCGGCTCCTCGACGAGGCCTTCGAGCGCGCCAGCCGAATCCTCAAGGACAACCGCCCGGTCCTCGAGCGGCTCATCGACGCCCTGCTCGAGCACGAGGAGATAAGCGGCCCCGCCCTGGCCGAGATCGTCGGCCCGGCAGATCCGCAGTGACGCGTCCGGCGGGGCGAGGGGGCCCCAGGGGCTCCCCGCCCTCCGGCCGTTCCTACATCCGCGCCATCCGCTTGAAGATCCGGCCGGCGGCCAGGGGAAAGAGGCTTGCGCCGAGCACGAGGAGCCAGCCGTTTCCGGTCGGGGGGACCACGCCCAGGACCCGCGCGGCCGCGGGCAGGAAGACGGCTCCCGCGATCAGGCCGAGGCAGAGGAGCAGGGCCAGCCAGACGTAGGGGTTGCGGGTGATGTCGTTGCGCAGCAGGCCGGAGCCTTTCGCATTCATGCTGAAGACGTGCCAGAGCTGGGCCAGGGCCAGGGTGAGGAAGGAGATGCTGACGGCCTCCCGGCCGTGCAGCCCGAGGCCGTGGATGGCCGCGGCCAGCGATCCGAGCACGGCCACGGTGATGAACAGGCCGTAGCCGCCGATGGCCAGCCAGTGGCGCCGGGTGATTATGGCCTCGCCCTGCGGCCTGGGCGGGCGGCGCATGATGCCCGGCCCGCCCTGGCCCACGCCCAGGGCCAGGGCCGGGAAGACGTCCGTGACCAGGTTCAGGAAGAGGATCTGCAGGGGCAGCAGGGGCAGCGGCAGGCCCGCCAGGGAGGCCAGGGCCACGCTGGCGATCTCGCTGACGTTGCAGGAGATGAGGTAGACCACGAACTTGCGGATGTTGTCGAAGATCACCCGGCCCTGGGCCACGGCCTCCACGATGCTCGCGAAGGCGTCGTCCTTGAGCACCATGTCCGCGGCCTCGCGCGCCACCTGGGTGCCGCGCCGTCCCATGGCGATGCCGATGTCGGCCTTCTTCAGGGCGGGCGCGTCGTTCACGCCGTCGCCGGTCATGGCCACCACCTCGCCCGCGGCCTGGTGCAGGGCGATGAGGTCGAGCTTCTGCTTGGGGCTCACGCGGGCGAAGACGGACACGTCCAGGAGCCTCTCGCGCTCCTCGTCGGAGAGGTCCTCCGGGGCCTTCAGCTCCCTGCCCTCGGCCGTGCGCACGCCGTCGTGCGCGATGCCCACGGCCTTGGCGATGTTCTTCGCGGTGAGTATCTGGTCGCCCGTGACCATGACCACCCTGACGCCTGCCGCGCGGGTGGCCTCGATGGCCTCGCGGACCTGCGCCCGCGGCGGATCGAGCAGCCCCACAAGGCCGAGCAGCGCGAGATCCTCGTAGGGCGGGGCGCTCCGGTCCGCGACGGTCTTGTGCGCCAGGGCCAGGACGCGCAGCCCCTGCCCGGCGAGCCGCTTTACGCGCCCGTTCCACTCTTCGCGCGCCTGCGCGGAGAGCGGCGTCTCGCCCTCCCCGTCCACGACCCGCGAGCAGGCCGCGAGCACGGCCTCGGGCGCGCCCTTGACGGCCACGAGGCAGCCGTCGTCCTGCTCGTGGAAGGTGGCCATCATCCTGGTCTCGGTGTCGAAGGCCTCCTCGCGGACCTCGGGGAGGGTTGCGGCCAGGCCCTCGCGGGTGAAGCCGCCGAGCGCCCCGGCCGCCAGCAGGGCCACCTCCAGCGGATCGCCCGTGCCGCGTGAGCCGCCGCCGTCTCCGGCGTCGCCGTCCTCGCCGTCTTGCGCGTCCGCGCCCCCTTTCTCGCCCGGCCCCTCGCCCGGCCCCTCGCCCGGGCCGTCATACGACGCGTTGTTGCACAGCACGGCCACGCGCAGCGCCTGGGCCAGGCCGGGCAGATCGTCGGGCCGCACGGTGCGGTCGTCGAGGAGCAGGCCCCGGGCCGGGTCCAAGGCGACCTCGCCCCGGGCGAGGGCCAGGAGGCTCGCGCACATGCGGTTCTCGGTCAGGGTGCCGGTCTTGTCCGTGAAGACCACGCTCGTGGCGCCCAGGGTCTCCACGGAGGAGAGGCGGTTGATGAGGGTGTTGCGCCGGGCCATGCGCCGCATGCCCCGGGCCAGGGCGATGGTGGCCACGATGGGCAGCCCCTCCGGGATGGCGGCCACGGCCAGGGCGATGGAGGTTTCCAGGGTCAGGAGCAGGTCGTGCCCCTTGGCCAGGCCGAGCCCCGCGATGACCGCGGTCAGGGCCAGGGTGACCCAGACGAGCTTGCGGCCGAGGCGGTCCAGCCGCTTCTCCAGCGGAGTGGTCTCGTCCTCGGCCTCGGCCACCAGCGAGGAGATGCGGCCGAGCTCCGTGTCCATGCCCGTGGCCACCACCACGCCCTCGCCCGAGCCGCGCGTGATGGAGGTCCCCTTGAAGAGCATGTTCCCCCGCTCGGCCAGGGGCGTGTCGGCGGCGATCGCGGCCGCGGCCTTGCCCACGGGCAGCGACTCGCCGGTGAGGGCCGACTCGTCGGCCTGCAGGCGCGAGGCCTCGAAGAGCCGGATGTCGGCCGGGACCAGGTCGCCGCCCTCGAGGAGCACCACGTCCCCGGGCACCAGGCTCTCGGCGGGCACCTCGGCCAGGCGGCCGTCGCGCCGCGCGCGCGAGGTCACCCTGCCCATGCGGCGCAGCGCCTCCATGGAGCGCACGGCCTCGATCTCCGTGGCGAAGCCGATGGCCGCGTTGATGCAGATGACCGCGACGATGGCCGTGCCCTCCAGCCAGTCCCCGAAGGCGTAGGACAGGACGGCCGCCACCCCGAGCAGCACGATGATCAGGCTCTTGAACTGGGCCAGCAGGATCAGCCAGGCGCTCCGGCGCCGGGTCTCGCGCAGCCGGTTCCTGCCGTACCGGCGCAGGCGCCTGCGCGCCTGCGCGGCCGAAAGCCCGGTCCCGCGTTCGACGCCGAGGGCCTCAAGTACCTCCTCCGTCTCGCGGGCCCAGGCGTGCTCGACAGCCATGCTCCTCCCCGAATGCTCGCGTTCCTTCCCGAACTCCCTCCACCGGCCCGCCGAGGCCGCGCGTCCGGGAAGCCATGCTCCCACGTATAGCCCGTCCGGCGCCGTTGAGTCCAGGCGTGAAGGAAAAAGAGCGTCTTCGGCGGCTGGCCGAGGGAGCGGACGGCGCTCCGGGCCGGGGAGAGAGCCGAAGGCCGGAATGAACGGCGAAAGGCCCGGCGCACGCTCGGTGCCCCGGGCCTTTCGGCGCCCGACAGGGACGACTTCCCTTTCCAGGCTGCACGCCTAGGCGGCCCGGCGCGGCCTCTTCCGACGCCACGCCGCCGCGCCCGCCAGGCCGAGGCCCGTGAGCAGCAGCGTGCACGGCTCGGGCGTCGCGGCAGCCGTGACGAAGTTCACGTCCACCCCGTTGATGCGCAGAGAGTAGTACTGCCCAGCCGTGAAGTCGGCCGGGCCGTACAGCGGCTCGACCGCCTCCCCCATCCCCATGTAATAGAACAGGGCCAGGAAATCCGTGTTGTAGCCGTCGTACTCGGCCGGATTCACCTGCTTGAAAATGAGCCACATCACGTTGCGGGCATAGCTCGAGCCCGGTGCGGCTATGGTGTACCGCCCGCCGGGGGTCCAGGGACCGTCATAATTGTAGAGCCCCTCGAACTGTATCAGGCCCGCAAGTCCGATGTTTGGAGTCGCGATGAGGGGCTGGTCGAACCACCCGTCCGGGAAGTAAAATCCCTTCTGGCTCGCCTTGATATCGTACCAGTACAGCGCGTTGATCGATAGGGTCGGAACCATCTCCGCATAGGCGGAGGTTCCGGCCAGCAGAAGACAGATGGCAAGAATGGATCCGGATATCGCACTGCGCGACATGGCAGCCTCCCTGTCCGCTCCGGCGGACGCCTCTCGCTCACCCCTCGCAATTCAGGAAAGCAAGAAACATGCTTGGCCCTCACCCTGTCCCGCCAGCGCGGGACAAACGCGCAAGCCCTCTGGCCGCAAACCTTTGCCGCCCCCGTCATGGACGATGATTATCGATAATTTACAACTGCTTAGGTATGCATGTAAAATCCGGCGACAAGGCCTGGGCACGCCGGATGCCGACGGATGCAGGCAGGCAGGCCGTTGTCCGCCGCAGGGCGGTCCCGAGAGCTTTGTCGCGGAAGCTTACACTCCGGCATCCGCCTCGCGCGAAAAGCCTGCAATCCGCGCCTCTGCCCGTCGGAGGCATCCTTTCTCTTCCCTCCCCGCCAAAACGAAGAGGCCGCCCGAAGGCGGCCTCTCGCTGTATTCTTTACCGGTCGTCCGCGCGTGCGTTCGCGCGGGGTCTCGGGCCTAGTCGAGGCCGAAGCG
The Desulfovibrio sp. X2 DNA segment above includes these coding regions:
- a CDS encoding cation-transporting P-type ATPase, with the translated sequence MAVEHAWARETEEVLEALGVERGTGLSAAQARRRLRRYGRNRLRETRRRSAWLILLAQFKSLIIVLLGVAAVLSYAFGDWLEGTAIVAVICINAAIGFATEIEAVRSMEALRRMGRVTSRARRDGRLAEVPAESLVPGDVVLLEGGDLVPADIRLFEASRLQADESALTGESLPVGKAAAAIAADTPLAERGNMLFKGTSITRGSGEGVVVATGMDTELGRISSLVAEAEDETTPLEKRLDRLGRKLVWVTLALTAVIAGLGLAKGHDLLLTLETSIALAVAAIPEGLPIVATIALARGMRRMARRNTLINRLSSVETLGATSVVFTDKTGTLTENRMCASLLALARGEVALDPARGLLLDDRTVRPDDLPGLAQALRVAVLCNNASYDGPGEGPGEGPGEKGGADAQDGEDGDAGDGGGSRGTGDPLEVALLAAGALGGFTREGLAATLPEVREEAFDTETRMMATFHEQDDGCLVAVKGAPEAVLAACSRVVDGEGETPLSAQAREEWNGRVKRLAGQGLRVLALAHKTVADRSAPPYEDLALLGLVGLLDPPRAQVREAIEATRAAGVRVVMVTGDQILTAKNIAKAVGIAHDGVRTAEGRELKAPEDLSDEERERLLDVSVFARVSPKQKLDLIALHQAAGEVVAMTGDGVNDAPALKKADIGIAMGRRGTQVAREAADMVLKDDAFASIVEAVAQGRVIFDNIRKFVVYLISCNVSEIASVALASLAGLPLPLLPLQILFLNLVTDVFPALALGVGQGGPGIMRRPPRPQGEAIITRRHWLAIGGYGLFITVAVLGSLAAAIHGLGLHGREAVSISFLTLALAQLWHVFSMNAKGSGLLRNDITRNPYVWLALLLCLGLIAGAVFLPAAARVLGVVPPTGNGWLLVLGASLFPLAAGRIFKRMARM
- a CDS encoding PEP-CTERM sorting domain-containing protein produces the protein MVPTLSINALYWYDIKASQKGFYFPDGWFDQPLIATPNIGLAGLIQFEGLYNYDGPWTPGGRYTIAAPGSSYARNVMWLIFKQVNPAEYDGYNTDFLALFYYMGMGEAVEPLYGPADFTAGQYYSLRINGVDVNFVTAAATPEPCTLLLTGLGLAGAAAWRRKRPRRAA